agagcaaaaaaaaaagcttttgttttaatatattttaaactttatgaGAAGGTTTACAAAGAGGATGATCACGTGATTCAGGGTCAGATGTCCAGTTTGACCCCCCCAGATCATGACAGATGTGGAGCCAGATCGATGCTGTTGATCCTCAGGACGGTCTGCGGCTGCACTATGATCCGTTTGCGCTGGTACCGGTGTCTCTTCCAGAACCGCATGTGGACTTTGGGCCAGGACTCAGTCTTCTCGATCACGGTGGCTTCGACCCTGGCCAGCTCCCTCCCCAGCAGGGGCCTCCCCACCAGCGTGAAGTCCTCCGCTCCCACCAGCAGCACCTTCTCCACGCGGATCCGCTCCCCGCACTCCGCGTCGATGTGGTTCTCGATCAGGATCAGGTCTTCGTTCGTGACCTTCCACTGGCGGCCGGCGAAATGGACCACAGCGAAGAGGCGGCCAAAGTCCTGGTTCTGGATCCGCCGGTTGACGGCGCTCACCACCGCGGcgtgccgccgccgccgctcctCCTCCGCCTCGACCGGGATCGGCTGGTCCGCCCAGGGAGGCCTGGACAGCGAGGTGCGGGGCAGGAGGTCCCCGCTCGCGGAACTCTGTGTTCGGAGGGCAGCAGGGACACAGAAAGAGGGTCTTCTTAGGGTCATGGACGTCCTCCACAGGCCCGTAACCCCTCTGCTCGCCGCCATCTTGACAGGAAGTGACAAGCCTTCACGGTGCGCATGCGCTGCATTCAGACCAAGATAGCTTTAAGAAACTTCAGAAATTgtacacttaaaaaaacttttattaaagctcttttgaaaacaaaacaacattaatCCTGGAAATCAATCTTTAATTTATTAAACTTCAAAAAAAGTACagtgaaaatattttaagattTGTCAACCAAAGGGGTTACATGATGTTTAAGGGCCATTGACTGTACAAGAGAACTCTTATACAGTCCATAGTAGGGGCCAACAGTGTTTGTCCCTTTGTGCCCCCTCCAGGCTTCTAGATCCTTAACCCCCACACCCCAAAACATCCCGCATAGGTGAACCGGTGACTGTGAGGAGCAAGGCTGATTGTCCAGCCTATGATATCTGATAGAGTCCTTTAATCCCTTTTACCGTGACCTAAATTAAAAGGTTATTTATTACAGTGAAATTTACAACTACAGGTAAAAGTTATCAAACCTAATGGTTTTACATATACTT
The sequence above is a segment of the Oryzias latipes chromosome 1, ASM223467v1 genome. Coding sequences within it:
- the mrpl21 gene encoding 39S ribosomal protein L21, mitochondrial, with the protein product MAASRGVTGLWRTSMTLRRPSFCVPAALRTQSSASGDLLPRTSLSRPPWADQPIPVEAEEERRRRHAAVVSAVNRRIQNQDFGRLFAVVHFAGRQWKVTNEDLILIENHIDAECGERIRVEKVLLVGAEDFTLVGRPLLGRELARVEATVIEKTESWPKVHMRFWKRHRYQRKRIIVQPQTVLRINSIDLAPHLS